The Aspergillus fumigatus Af293 chromosome 5, whole genome shotgun sequence nucleotide sequence CTCCTTCGAAGAGTAAAACGGCCACCTTGTAGTACTTCTTTGGCGGGGTAGAAGACATGGTGAAGGACAATCTCTCGCCTGGTTGGACTCGGACGCTGGTCGTCGAGTGTAGTCAATAATGCGATTCTGACAACCACGATCGCGAATATGTCCAAAGAAAATGCTGTTGAACCGACTGAGCTTAGAAAGTAAGGTACTGATCTGATATTTGATCGAGCGAAGGAGTATGAGTGCGAAGGAACTCGTCGGCCAGGTGTAAGCTGACATTGCTGACTACATCTGCACGGCCAGTCTAATGAGTCGGGCCGTCGCAAGGACCCAGATGCACGAAGAATAATCATCGCTTGCGATCACTAGGCAGAATTGCGATAGCCTTGAGGCATAAGGAGTAAGACAAGCAATCATTGGGTTTGAGTGGCCAGTCTGTATTACTTTCACTTGCGGCCATCTCTGTCCATGGCTATACCCCTCAAAACGCAGGAATATTTGTCCCTAAATGAGCTTAGAAGTATTAATAGAACTTAGTATTAGATAATACGCGAAAGTTCAAACACTCAAGTGCATTTTGTCTGAGCGTTAGTGTAGTTGGTAGTTTCCGTTCTTTTCTCGTCGCCCAAGTGAGTCAGGTTTTCTGCGTAAACAAGAATGCATCGATGAATCAAGACTTGCTATGTTGTTGTCGAGAGTCGCATGGATTGATCCCTGCTGTTATTGTCAGGCAAGTATCGGAAATCAACTGCGCCTTCGATGCCGAGGAGTTGAAGCAGAGCAGGGTGTGGACAGAACGAGGCGCAATTGCATAAATTCTGATCTTTCTCGCCGGCTGTTGATGGTCCCAGTGGGGGACAAGATGACCAATATGGGGTATCTTTGAGTTATTCAGAAGCTTGGAGCTCAAATGGATGCTTAACACCATGTAGCTCTCTCGTAGCACAACATTAACACACGCAGAATTCGTCATGACATCCAGTCTATAGCCATCACCTCCATCAACGACGTCCCCTTTAGAGGTGGCATCTTCATACCAGTATCCTCAACCCAATGTGCTAGGAGGCAAACGAGCATATAATTGGACCCGCGTTCCTGAAAGCTTGAAGCCGTGAGTTGACTTGGCTTCAAAGTACCAAGACAGACAGATAGCTCACAGTCCTCCTCGAATCGAAAAGCCCGTGACATCCAAGGTCTGCAAAAAAACAAGGACAAAGCCGTCGAAACCACCATCTCCCCTGGATCGTAACCCTAGACGCACTAGAGTCATTCCAAAACCACCGGTCCTGAACTCCCGCGTCTCGCTGCCGAGACATCTCCAGGACATTGTCGATTTCAACTACACCGTCAAAGGACAAGTTGGAGTATGACGCATTTCACGACCTTGCTGAGTGAGCCTCGCGCCAAGGGTCTGTTCAGGGGTGTTGTCGGCAGATGTGTGATGTCCGCGCGCCTTGCGAGCACGATATGTGACTTACGGATTAGAGACATCCTCGGCACGGGGACGGTAAATGAATCCATGGAAGGGAGCTATGGAAATTTGCTTGATATCATGCAGGTTGGCAAGGTGCCTCTGGCGTTATTGGATGCGTCGCCGAGGCGCTTCGTGCAGAATGGGGATCTGCCCAATGAAGCCAGCAAGAGCGGTTCAGTAGATAGATGTATTTCAGTCATGAAAGAAACATTCCAGGTCCCTGTGTTGCAATACCATGAAGCTGGCGTGGATTATAGATTCATATACTGACGAAATATGACTTCATGAGTAGATGCGAAATCCTTAACCGCGATGAATCCTCAAGCAAAATGGCCCATAACATGGAAGCCATCCAACTGTCAAACGCCCAACAGACAGATCATAGTTGATAAATCTGAAAAAAGCAGACAATGATATCCCGGAACCTGTGTACACCCCTAAACCCCTACCAATGCAAAAAGGAGACATAGTGGCGTAGGAGAACCATCATGGTTCTGACATGTTGTCCAACGTATCACAATCAGCTCCAGAGCGGAGGATGAATGTACTCGGCCGCGCGGTCAAGGATAGTAGGTATGGTCCACTCCCCACTCGTGGAACTCTCGGGCGTCGGAGGCGGCAGTGACCCAAGGCTAGGGGTCATCGCACCGACCGTTACAGGAGGAACAAGATTAGCTGCAGTTACTGAACCCGCCGAGGGATTCCGGTATGCTGGGCTACCATTGTGGCCGGCAGTGCGGTCGctcagggaagagaaagcagcTTCTAGCTTTTCCAAAGCACGGTAGGTCTTTGTTAACGGCTTAGTCCACTGTGTTTGCGCCTCAAGCGGTACGGGCGCAGACCCTGGAGAGGTCGGGTCAAGAGCACCAGGACTAGTTCCCGTCATATTTGCAGCTCCAGGAACCGTATTGTACGCCGTGCTGCTGGCTGCGGCAGAACCTGGTCCGACACTGCCTTCTTCATTGGCGCGTTCGCCGATGATGTTTTTGAGCTGGCGCAACAGGTTCCAAAACTGAGGGTCCGTCTTAGACTCCTCAGTGACTGCTAAAAGGAACATTGAGCTGATCGCTCGCTGCAGAGTAATCCAGGAGCGTGACGCATGAGAATTGATTGTATGCATCTCAATGTATGCCTCGACAGTTGTCATCAAATTCCTGACGCAGTCAGCGCGCATGCTCAGGGTAGTTGGATCGTTCGAGTCCGGTGGGGACTTCAGTGCTGGGCGCAGCAGCTCGGAAGAAAAATAGGAAGAATGCAGCTTCAATACAACCCTTTCCAGATGCTCCGTCGACGAAAGGCAGTACTTGCGGTCACGCAAGTGCGGTTTGCCTTCAATCATGATTTGTTGAATCCTTTCTTTATACATTTGTATGGTTTTGAAGCTCATTTGCGAGTGAGAGCCAAGCATCCGCGAGCGTACGACCTCGAGGGCCAGAGAGATTATTCGGCAAAGGGTTTCAAAGTACGAGAGCTCGCCCGGCTTCGAATCTTCGCGGTATGCAATTTCCGGCTGACTGACGGCGGTGGTTGACGGTCGATCGTacgagagagagaaatggcTGTCCTGCCATGCCATAGACCACCTAAAAGACATTAACATGATGCTAAAAGTCCTTGATAAGACTGAGAGGCTGTACCAAACATGTCGTCTACGGTAGCGCTCCTCTAGTGAGAAACGACTCGATTCTACATGGAGACCAAGCGCAAGTCCCATACGAAGTGTCATGCCTGACGCCAGTCAGCCGCAAGTCCACGAAAGAACTGCTTTATTCACTCACCAAGTAAGACATAAGAGATACCAGGGTTCATATTGTACGACAACACGTTACCGATCACCAACAGGGTTTGAATGGCTTCGATGGTAGGTTGTGAAAGGAAATTGGTCATCCGGAGACACTGGTAGGAGCAGCACACTAGATTTAGTCAGCAGTGAGTCCGAAAGATTGTGCACGAGCAGATTCGAAATGTACCATATACTTGAGAGGTCAGTTCTCTCTCTTTGCCTGGCAAATTGGAGGACTGGCAGCCGGAAGCCAGCACGGCGAAGAGCAGACCCAAGTAGGCTATGGACGCACCAAACGGTCGCTGTGCTTGATCTGTGTCTGTTTGGTATACGCCACCCGTAGAtgctctactccgtaacaAAAGATCGAGATTCATTTCAAACTGCTGGATATCTTCGATGACAGGGTAAATGGCGCCTGCGACGTCGCGATAGTAGAAGAAAAATCTGCCAGCCCGTTAGCATCCAACGAGGCGCATAACATCCCAGCCACAGGTAAAGAACTGACTCCTTGCACTGCTGATCATTTGGAAGCGCACTGCAGACTGCGCTAATGTCAAAGGTTGACATATCCGACGACCACAAATCAACAAACGGATATGTGGCGGACTCATTGTCGAGACCCAACTTCGGCAGGATTCCACCCTCAAGGAGAGCTTGGAGCTGATCAGACCCGGACTTGTTGTTGAGAATGTACGCAAGGACGGATCGAGATCCCAAGTGCACGGTGCCTTCGCCCAATGTGTTCGCTGCATGAATGCCCTCCCGTTCTGGAGAACCAGCCTTGGACCGATTACCCTCATCCGCGCTATGCGCACTGGCCGTCTCCAGGATCCCACCGGGGCCCTCCTCGGCCCGTTCCAGTCCAGCTCGTAGGTTCGAAAtggtcttctccatctcctttaGCCTGTTGCGAACATTGTCCCACTCCTCCCGCGCAATAGATATACGGTGCCTGAATCCCAAGGAGTTAATCCGACTTGCTCCGGCCTCCTGCTTGATCCGCAGATGAGGCTCCTCCTGGGCAGCCGACACCGTGTGCTCCGCCACATCGGGCTGAGAGGCTCCGGCGGGGCTGTCGTTGTATGACGGAGGGACTGAACTCGCTATGATTCTTTTTTTCGACGGCCGCTCATACGAGCAGATATCGGGATGGTCGCGCTTGACACAGCCGTCGCATGGAAGATTGCGGTCGCATTTAACTTTGCGTGCATGGCATGGATAACATGCTTTGGGCTCGCGCGCCTTCCGTTTTGTTCGAATAATCGCGTCAACTTGGGATTGTGGGAGGTCGGATACAGATCGGGAGGTAGCGGAGGTCATGTCGGAGCCGGCTGCGGAGGGCGAGAATGACATTGATGCTTGGTAGGGGGACGCCATTGGACAAATTTAAATCGACCCTCTATTGAGAAATGCCCGAGTGCTGTGTGCGTTTCTGTGGGTATAAAGATTCGATGAGAAATCCGGTTGAGCCAACTTCGGAGATCATGGGGCAAAGCGGAGGAGCGGATGCGGCACGAGATATATCAATCGACAGCAGTGTCACGAAGTCAAGTCAAGAGAAATACATCACTTTCCAGTAGCAGACCTTGACTTAAGTCTTCATAGCCGCAGTTCTCAGCATCCTGCACAGGAGCAGCGCATCTGGAGAAAGCTGTGGTGCGGACGGCCTGAGCTGCCGAGTTTGGAGAGTCCGCTGTTACTAAGCAGCAACACACGGCACGTGATTGGCGCGGGGAAGACCAACCCTAGTGccaaaagaggaaaggaaaggggTATGACGTCTTGACTACGACTATGAAACAATGATGGCGATGTTCCCAAACCTTTATAGCGAATAAGCCACATAGGTGCAAACGGAACAGAAGTACCTCTCTAGTTGAATGAAAAATATCTATTAGTCTAATTCTATTGTAATTGGTATATGATATCTATCAATGCTTCCGAAACAAACCCAGAGGACTCCGCATATTTTTCTAAGTCGTTCACATGTCCTGAACTGtaacaaaaaagaaaaacccaGCAAAATATCAATGATAAACCGAACGGAAAGTATTAAGGTATCGGATATGCAATAGCATTTTGCGAGAGTTCGAACCCTTGTGTAGGGAGCTATGCATAGAAGAGGTCTAATGCTTCTCTCCCGGTCCCTGCTGctcctcgtcgtccgcgAAGGCAAATTTCGAGTACCGACGGATGGAAGCGCCTTTGAAGTAGAAGACGTAGGGAATCGCGCAGCAAGCGAGGGCAATAAAGGCTAGCAATGTGCTGGCCCATCGGTCGTTCAAGCGGTCATACATCTGCTCCGTGAACAGTACTGTGGAAGCACCCCACATGGAACGGAGGAAAGTCTTTGCAGCAAGGGCAGAGGCTGCCTGATGCTGGTATGTATCCACTGTGGTAACAATAAGCACTATACCATCGTTGAGGAAATTGAAGAAAAACATACCGAGGTAATTATTCGCGGAGTTgtacaagaagatgaagccaAATCCAACGGGGAGGCCACCAATGCAAGGGCCAATCCAGTGGATGTCGGGGTATGATGTCCAGGCGAAGATAAAGAGACCAATGGGGATAAACCAGCAGGAAAGCATCATAGGGATCAGACGCGCTTCAGCGGGAGGCTTCCCACCGTACTTCTTAACAAGTGTAAGATAGTGCTTGTTGACGAAAGGAGCACAGGCAGCGCTACACAAGACACCAATGGCCAAAGGAATGAACATCAGACCAGTAGGACCTGAACCCCATCCCTTTCCTTTTTGGTAGACAATGGGATACCTAGAAATGAGCTGTCAGTTCAGTCCTCGAAAATTTGCGAGGCAATGCCAACTTACGCAACGAAGAACATGTATA carries:
- a CDS encoding putative C6 transcription factor yields the protein MASPYQASMSFSPSAAGSDMTSATSRSVSDLPQSQVDAIIRTKRKAREPKACYPCHARKVKCDRNLPCDGCVKRDHPDICSYERPSKKRIIASSVPPSYNDSPAGASQPDVAEHTVSAAQEEPHLRIKQEAGASRINSLGFRHRISIAREEWDNVRNRLKEMEKTISNLRAGLERAEEGPGGILETASAHSADEGNRSKAGSPEREGIHAANTLGEGTVHLGSRSVLAYILNNKSGSDQLQALLEGGILPKLGLDNESATYPFVDLWSSDMSTFDISAVCSALPNDQQCKEFFFYYRDVAGAIYPVIEDIQQFEMNLDLLLRSRASTGGVYQTDTDQAQRPFGASIAYLGLLFAVLASGCQSSNLPGKERELTSQVYVCCSYQCLRMTNFLSQPTIEAIQTLLVIGNVLSYNMNPGISYVLLGMTLRMGLALGLHVESSRFSLEERYRRRHVWWSMAWQDSHFSLSYDRPSTTAVSQPEIAYREDSKPGELSYFETLCRIISLALEVVRSRMLGSHSQMSFKTIQMYKERIQQIMIEGKPHLRDRKYCLSSTEHLERVVLKLHSSYFSSELLRPALKSPPDSNDPTTLSMRADCVRNLMTTVEAYIEMHTINSHASRSWITLQRAISSMFLLAVTEESKTDPQFWNLLRQLKNIIGERANEEGSVGPGSAAASSTAYNTVPGAANMTGTSPGALDPTSPGSAPVPLEAQTQWTKPLTKTYRALEKLEAAFSSLSDRTAGHNGSPAYRNPSAGSVTAANLVPPVTVGAMTPSLGSLPPPTPESSTSGEWTIPTILDRAAEYIHPPLWS